A single Vigna radiata var. radiata cultivar VC1973A chromosome 8, Vradiata_ver6, whole genome shotgun sequence DNA region contains:
- the LOC106772197 gene encoding acylamino-acid-releasing enzyme: MFGRTLSVCNWCGRVAPSLFFPLYLPNLNRNPFCLLSTLITPTLTTLPLTARRFSFSPLSPMDDENQATEQEYAFHSDLLHQFTAIPSVDKAWIFNSRAGLASQAMFCVSQPNLLTNKRKKSILSASLLRQSDGTVAFHWAPFPIELSGVXAMVPSPSASKLLIVRNPENEGPCRFEIWSSSQLEKEFHVPQSKHGSVYTDGWFEGISWNLNETCIAYAAEEPAPPKPTFNDLGGYQKLSSSDKDGGTWKAQGEWEEEWGETYAGKRQPALFVIDITSGEVQAVKGIDKSLSVGQVVWAPATESSVQYLVFVGWSFKTRKLGIKYCYNRPCALYAVKAPHHDSKANETETYSTEDVQAVNLTQTLSSAFFPRFSPDGKFLVFVSARSSVDSGAHSATDSLHRMDWPKDMKLYQSSKIHEVIPVVLFAEDGSFPGLYCSNILSDPWLIDGQTLVIASVWHSNQVLLSINVLSGEILRITPDNSNFSWSLLTLDGNNILAVSSSPVDVPQIKYGAIVKNTTNDKEWSWSDVSNPIFKCSEKVRSSVSSLTSCIMKISVKDASESLTKGASQPYEAIFVSSKTKKSEACDPLIVVLHGGPHSLLLSSFSRPLAYLSSVGYSLLIVNYRGSVGFGEEALQSLPGKVGSQDVNDVLTAIDHVIDLGLASPSKIAVLGGSHGGFLTTHLIGQAPEKFVAAAARNPVCNLALMVGTTDIPDWCYVETYGTEGRDKFTEAPSAADLTLFYSKSPISHLSKAKTPTLFLLGAQDLRVPISTGLQYARALREKGVPTKVILFPNDVHGIERPQSDFESYLNIAIWFNKYCK; the protein is encoded by the exons ATGTTTGGAAGAACACTCAGCGTCTGTAATTGGTGTGGAAGAGTAGCACCATCTTTGTTTTTCCCACTTTATCTTCCAAATCTTAATCGTAATCCATTTTGTTTATTGTCAACGCTCATCACTCCAACTCTAACAACGCTTCCCCTCACTGC AAGAAGGTTTTCATTTTCACCACTTTCACCAATGGATGACGAAAACCAAGCCACAGAGCAGGAATACGCCTTTCACTCCGACCTGCTCCACCAATTCACCGCCATCCCCTCCGTCGACAAGGCATGGATCTTCAACTCCCGCGCCG GTTTGGCTTCGCAGGCAATGTTTTGCGTTAGTCAACCCAACCTTTTGACCAACAAGAGGAAGAAGTCCATCCTCTCCGCTTCCCTGCTCAGACAAAGCGACGGCACCGTTGCGTTTCACTGGGCTCCCTTTCCGATCGAATTGAGCGGAGTCTNCGCCATGGTTCCGTCGCCTTCTGCCTCCAAGCTGCTGATTGTTCGGAATCCCGAGAATGAAGGTCCTTGCCGCTTTGAAATTTGGAGCTCCTCTCAACTGGAAAAGGAGTTCCATGTCCCTCAATCTAAGCACGGTTCTGTGTACACTGATGGATG GTTTGAGGGGATCTCTTGGAATTTGAATGAAACTTGTATAGCGTATGCAGCTGAAGAGCCAGCTCCTCCAAAGCCCACATTCAATGATCTAGGTGGCTACCAGAAACTTAGTTCTTCAGACAAGGATGGTGGTACCTGGAAAGCTCAAGGAGAATGGGAGGAAGAATGGGGAGAGACGTATGCAGGGAAGAGGCAGCCTGCCCTTTTTGTCATCGACATAACTAG TGGAGAGGTACAGGCCGTCAAAGGAATTGACAAGTCTTTGAGTGTTGGACAAGTTGTGTGGGCTCCAGCAACCGAAAGCTCTGTGCAATATTTGGTCTTTGTTGGATGGTCATTTAAGACAAGAAAACTTGGTATTAAGTACTGTTATAACAGGCCATGTGCATTATATGCTGTTAAAGCACCACACCATGACTCAAAAGCAAATGAAACTGAGACGTA CTCAACTGAAGATGTTCAGGCTGTTAACCTAACTCAAACCTTAAGTAGTGCTTTCTTTCCACGGTTCAG CCCGGATGGAAAGTTTCTTGTATTTGTATCTGCAAGAAGCTCAGTTGATTCTGGCGCCCACTCTGCTACAGATTCACTTCATAGAATGGATTGGCCTAAGgatatgaagctttatcaatcTTCTAAAATTCATGAagtg atTCCAGTTGTGTTGTTTGCGGAGGATGGCAGCTTCCCAGGGCTTTACTGTTCAAATATCCTTAGTGATCCATGGCTTATCGATGGCCAGACCTTAGTTATAGCTTCTGTATGGCACAGCAATCAAGTTTTACTTTCCATCAATGTGCTGAG TGGAGAAATATTGCGAATCACCCCTGATAACTCAAATTTCTCTTGGAGTCTTCTTACATTGGATGGGAACAATATTCTTGCTG TTTCTAGCAGTCCAGTAGACGTTCCTCAAATCAAGTATGGAGCTATTGTTAAAAATACAACTAATGATAAAGAATGGAGTTGGTCAGATGTCTCAAATCCCATATTTAAGTGCTCAGAAAAG GTTAGGTCATCGGTCTCGTCTCTTACATCCTGTATAATGAAGATCTCAGTCAAGGATGCTTCTGAAAGCTTAACAAAAG GTGCTAGTCAACCTTATGAAGCTATATTTGTGTCATCAAAAACTAAGAAAAGTGAGGCATGTGATCCACTAATTGTGGTCCTTCATGGGGGACCACATTCTCTCTTATTGTCAAGCTTTTCAAGGCCATTGGCTTATCTTTCTTCAGTTGGATATAGCTTGTTAATTGTTAATTACAG AGGCTCAGTAGGATTTGGCGAGGAAGCCTTGCAATCTCTTCCAGGAAAAGTTGGCTCTCAG GATGTCAACGATGTGCTCACTGCTATTGATCATGTCATTGATTTGGGACTCGCCAGTCCTTCAAAGATTGCAGTTCTTGGTGGCTCACATGGTGGCTTTCTGACAACCCACTTGATTGGCCAG GCACCTGAGAAATTTGTTGCAGCCGCTGCTAGGAATCCTGTGTGTAACCTTGCACTGATGGTTGGTACAACTGATATCCCTGATTGGTGCTATGTGGAGACCTATGGAACCGAGGGTAGAGACAAGTTTACTGAAGCACCTTCAGCAGCGGATCTAACTCTATTTTATAGCAAATCTCCTATTTCACACCTCTCAAAG GCAAAAACACCAACGCTTTTTCTACTTGGTGCCCAAGATCTCCGTGTTCCAATTTCGACTGGACTACAA TATGCTCGGGCTTTAAGGGAGAAAGGAGTACCAACAAAAGTCATCTTGTTTCCAAATGATGTTCATGGAATTGAAAG ACCACAGTCCGACTTTGAAAGCTACCTTAACATTGCGATCTGGTTTAACAAGTATTGCAAATGA